The Thunnus maccoyii chromosome 9, fThuMac1.1, whole genome shotgun sequence genome includes a region encoding these proteins:
- the LOC121904510 gene encoding ubiquilin-1-like isoform X1 yields the protein MSGAVKDEPRAPCECPKAETIHIAVKSVTDSRDFNVRGDSTVRQLKCGLAEPRGVPADQLVLIHSGRVLKDSELLSHLKQQDGLVSLCMIQRPQLSSVVSTNDSASEPVQSELTAVLHPEPENLTPSPTSPLCLVEGLDSLGLTNNGPGFFPALQRQMEKQLLADPEMVHHLLGSPFVQGTLSNSSPQLTRQLILSNPQIQQLLQTNPEVGDVLNNTDVVTQVLELIRNPDMIHQVMRNEDRALNNLQPEQDNSETITGDPDGLQENDNIKRSQSQIGVPPVVSASSGNQQPPKRGRKKTPSLSSCPTDPLIYLSATPTPDPNPQPTITPGMQSLLEEITASPGLMESLMSGPYISCLLNCLSQNPDLAAQMLLSHPLFSGNPQLQLQMRQQLPLFLEQMQSPELLSTMLNPRAMEALLQIQQGLQTLTTEAPALIPAAEPGNTGANVNAAPEHGPDSVPNNQSGSGPQVATVTEQQQLFVQQMLQALASANREVHREEADFQEELEQLSSMGFTDRQANLQALISTGGDLITAVQHLLSQ from the exons ATGTCAGGCGCGGTGAAAGATGAACCGAGAGCACCGTGTGAGTGTCCGAAGGCTGAAACGATCCACATTGCCGTCAAAAGTGTCACAGACAGCAGAGACTTCAACGTCAGAGGAGACTCTACCGTCAGACAG CTGAAATGTGGTCTAGCAGAGCCCCGAGGGGTCCCTGCAGACCAGCTGGTGTTGATCCACTCCGGCCGGGTCCTAAAAGATTCAGAACTGCTGAGTCACCTCAAACAACAGGATGGGTTAGTCAGCCTGTGCATGATCCAAAG GCCTCAGCTTTCGTCTGTGGTTTCCACCAATGATTCAGCTTCAGAACCGGTCCAGTCAGAGCTCACAGCTGTTCTTCACCCTGAACCTGAAAACCTCACACCATCTCCCACCTCCCCCCTCTGCCTGG TGGAAGGTCTGGACAGTCTTGGCCTAACAAACAACGGGCCTGGCTTCTTCCCTGCACTCCAGCGCCAGATGGAgaagcagctgctggctgaccCAGAGATGGTTCACCATCTCCTGGGCAGCCCCTTTGTGCAGGGTACCCTCTCTAACTCCAGCCCTCAGCTCACCAGACAGCTCATTCTGTCTAATCCCCAAATCCAGCAGCTCCTACAGACAAACCCAGAGGTGGGAGATGTTCTCAACAACACAGATGTTGTTACACAG GTTTTAGAGCTTATCAGGAACCCTGACATGATACATCAAGTGATGCGTAATGAAGACAGAGCATTAAACAATCTGCAACCAGAGCAGGACAACTCTGAAACCATCACTGGTGATCCTGATGGCCttcaagaaaatgacaatatcAAACGATCACAA AGCCAGATAGGAGTGCCTCCAGTGGTGTCTGCATCATCTGGGAATCAACAGCCACccaaaagaggaagaaagaagactCCATCTCTCTCCAGCTGCCCCACAGATCCTCTCATATATCTGAGTGCCACACCCACACCTGATCCAAACCCTCAGCCCACTATTACTCCAG GTATGCAGTCACTGCTAGAAGAGATCACGGCTAGTCCAGGACTGATGGAGAGCCTGATGTCTGGGCCGTATATCAGCTGTCTTCTGAATTGCCTCAGCCAGAATCCTGACCTGGCAGCACAG ATGTTGCTGAGCCATCCTTTGTTCTCAGGAAATCCTCAGCTACAGCTGCAGATGAGACAGCAGCTGCCTCTGTTCTTAGAACAG ATGCAGAGTCCAGAGCTGCTGTCAACCATGTTGAACCCCAGAGCCATGGAGGCTCTGCTTCAGATCCAACAGGGCCTCCAGACTCTGACTACAGAGGCCCCTGCCCTCATACCTGC GGCTGAACCTGGAAACACTGGAGCCAATGTTAATGCTGCCCCTGAGCACGGGCCTGACTCTGTCCCAAACAACCAATCAGGAAGTGGTCCTCAGGTAGCCACagtgacagagcagcagcagctgtttgtacAACAGATGTTGCAGGCGCTGGCTAGTGCTAATCGTGAG GTCCATCGTGAGGAGGCTGATTTtcaggaggagctggagcagCTGAGCTCTATGGGCTTCACAGACCGACAGGCTAACCTTCAGGCCCTCATCAGCACCGGAGGAGACCTCATCACTGCTGTACAACATCTGCTCAGTCAGTGA
- the LOC121904510 gene encoding ubiquilin-1-like isoform X2, with translation MNREHRVSVRRLKRSTLPSKVSQTAETSTSEETLPSDRPQLSSVVSTNDSASEPVQSELTAVLHPEPENLTPSPTSPLCLVEGLDSLGLTNNGPGFFPALQRQMEKQLLADPEMVHHLLGSPFVQGTLSNSSPQLTRQLILSNPQIQQLLQTNPEVGDVLNNTDVVTQVLELIRNPDMIHQVMRNEDRALNNLQPEQDNSETITGDPDGLQENDNIKRSQSQIGVPPVVSASSGNQQPPKRGRKKTPSLSSCPTDPLIYLSATPTPDPNPQPTITPGMQSLLEEITASPGLMESLMSGPYISCLLNCLSQNPDLAAQMLLSHPLFSGNPQLQLQMRQQLPLFLEQMQSPELLSTMLNPRAMEALLQIQQGLQTLTTEAPALIPAAEPGNTGANVNAAPEHGPDSVPNNQSGSGPQVATVTEQQQLFVQQMLQALASANREVHREEADFQEELEQLSSMGFTDRQANLQALISTGGDLITAVQHLLSQ, from the exons ATGAACCGAGAGCACCGTGTGAGTGTCCGAAGGCTGAAACGATCCACATTGCCGTCAAAAGTGTCACAGACAGCAGAGACTTCAACGTCAGAGGAGACTCTACCGTCAGACAG GCCTCAGCTTTCGTCTGTGGTTTCCACCAATGATTCAGCTTCAGAACCGGTCCAGTCAGAGCTCACAGCTGTTCTTCACCCTGAACCTGAAAACCTCACACCATCTCCCACCTCCCCCCTCTGCCTGG TGGAAGGTCTGGACAGTCTTGGCCTAACAAACAACGGGCCTGGCTTCTTCCCTGCACTCCAGCGCCAGATGGAgaagcagctgctggctgaccCAGAGATGGTTCACCATCTCCTGGGCAGCCCCTTTGTGCAGGGTACCCTCTCTAACTCCAGCCCTCAGCTCACCAGACAGCTCATTCTGTCTAATCCCCAAATCCAGCAGCTCCTACAGACAAACCCAGAGGTGGGAGATGTTCTCAACAACACAGATGTTGTTACACAG GTTTTAGAGCTTATCAGGAACCCTGACATGATACATCAAGTGATGCGTAATGAAGACAGAGCATTAAACAATCTGCAACCAGAGCAGGACAACTCTGAAACCATCACTGGTGATCCTGATGGCCttcaagaaaatgacaatatcAAACGATCACAA AGCCAGATAGGAGTGCCTCCAGTGGTGTCTGCATCATCTGGGAATCAACAGCCACccaaaagaggaagaaagaagactCCATCTCTCTCCAGCTGCCCCACAGATCCTCTCATATATCTGAGTGCCACACCCACACCTGATCCAAACCCTCAGCCCACTATTACTCCAG GTATGCAGTCACTGCTAGAAGAGATCACGGCTAGTCCAGGACTGATGGAGAGCCTGATGTCTGGGCCGTATATCAGCTGTCTTCTGAATTGCCTCAGCCAGAATCCTGACCTGGCAGCACAG ATGTTGCTGAGCCATCCTTTGTTCTCAGGAAATCCTCAGCTACAGCTGCAGATGAGACAGCAGCTGCCTCTGTTCTTAGAACAG ATGCAGAGTCCAGAGCTGCTGTCAACCATGTTGAACCCCAGAGCCATGGAGGCTCTGCTTCAGATCCAACAGGGCCTCCAGACTCTGACTACAGAGGCCCCTGCCCTCATACCTGC GGCTGAACCTGGAAACACTGGAGCCAATGTTAATGCTGCCCCTGAGCACGGGCCTGACTCTGTCCCAAACAACCAATCAGGAAGTGGTCCTCAGGTAGCCACagtgacagagcagcagcagctgtttgtacAACAGATGTTGCAGGCGCTGGCTAGTGCTAATCGTGAG GTCCATCGTGAGGAGGCTGATTTtcaggaggagctggagcagCTGAGCTCTATGGGCTTCACAGACCGACAGGCTAACCTTCAGGCCCTCATCAGCACCGGAGGAGACCTCATCACTGCTGTACAACATCTGCTCAGTCAGTGA